A window from Vibrio cortegadensis encodes these proteins:
- the flhF gene encoding flagellar biosynthesis protein FlhF: protein MKIKRFFAKDMRSALLQVKEELGAEAVIMSNKKVAGGVEIVAAIDGEPNGTAQRNVSPKPSRNEYTQVSPQVQPKTKRQLDDDRVSLQSNPAAGNGSSMTKRFANMLKQYSAGADDESEHRAENEDSLSALLNRQNNGRGEPNSGSRYQQESGLAKLIAEDRRVERPKPKLDPTRYDRHREPQSPPTSEKDMESMREEMTSIRRLLEHQVSGLMWQEVERREPLRAMLIKRLERMGVSSEFADQMACYIPEDTPPARAWKALLALVSDQISVTKQDILKRGGIVALLGPTGVGKTTTVAKLAARAAMEYGADNVALVTTDTYRIGAHEQLSIYGRIMGCPVRVAKDSSELADVIYQLRNRRLILVDTAGMGQRDVRLSEQLDTLMQESGEVIHSYLVLPATAQRKVLQETIEHFRRIPLSGCILTKLDESLSLGEFISVVVQNALPIAYIANGQRVPEDIVIAQPKYMIAKANELLEKSTENEPHYWNSDSEEF from the coding sequence TTGAAAATTAAACGATTTTTTGCCAAAGATATGCGATCAGCTCTGCTCCAAGTCAAAGAAGAACTTGGCGCTGAAGCTGTGATCATGTCTAACAAAAAAGTCGCTGGTGGGGTAGAAATTGTTGCGGCAATTGATGGCGAGCCAAACGGCACGGCACAGCGCAACGTGAGTCCTAAACCATCACGAAATGAATACACACAAGTTTCTCCTCAAGTACAACCAAAAACGAAGCGTCAGTTAGATGATGATAGGGTGAGCTTACAATCGAACCCTGCGGCTGGTAATGGATCGTCTATGACTAAGCGTTTTGCGAATATGCTGAAACAGTATAGTGCCGGAGCGGATGACGAGAGTGAACATCGCGCTGAAAACGAAGATTCATTGTCCGCTCTGCTCAATCGTCAGAATAATGGGCGAGGGGAGCCAAATTCTGGTAGTCGATACCAACAAGAATCGGGCTTGGCAAAATTAATTGCCGAAGATCGTCGTGTCGAAAGGCCAAAACCAAAACTCGATCCTACCCGCTACGATCGTCATCGCGAGCCTCAATCACCGCCTACATCAGAAAAAGATATGGAGTCGATGCGCGAGGAGATGACCTCAATACGTCGCCTGCTTGAACATCAAGTTTCTGGCCTTATGTGGCAAGAAGTTGAGCGTCGGGAACCACTCAGAGCTATGCTGATAAAAAGACTAGAGCGGATGGGTGTTTCTTCAGAGTTCGCCGATCAAATGGCATGCTACATCCCTGAAGACACGCCACCTGCCCGAGCTTGGAAAGCCTTGCTAGCATTAGTGTCAGACCAAATTTCCGTCACTAAGCAAGATATCTTGAAGCGTGGTGGCATCGTGGCTCTACTCGGCCCTACAGGAGTGGGGAAAACCACAACTGTAGCAAAACTTGCCGCAAGAGCTGCAATGGAGTACGGCGCAGATAACGTTGCATTGGTTACAACGGATACTTACCGTATCGGTGCTCATGAACAACTGTCGATTTATGGCAGAATTATGGGTTGTCCAGTAAGAGTTGCTAAAGATTCCAGTGAGTTAGCCGATGTAATATATCAGTTACGGAATCGACGTCTGATTTTGGTCGATACTGCGGGTATGGGTCAGCGTGATGTACGTCTATCAGAACAGTTAGACACACTGATGCAAGAGAGTGGCGAAGTCATACACAGTTACTTGGTGTTACCCGCGACCGCTCAGCGAAAAGTACTACAAGAAACAATCGAACACTTTAGACGTATCCCACTTTCGGGATGCATTTTGACCAAGCTTGATGAGTCATTAAGTTTGGGGGAATTTATTAGCGTAGTTGTTCAAAATGCGTTACCCATTGCGTATATTGCAAATGGACAACGCGTACCCGAAGACATCGTCATCGCTCAGCCTAAATACATGATAGCTAAAGCGAATGAGTTACTAGAGAAGTCGACAGAGAATGAACCACACTACTGGAACAGTGATTCGGAAGAATTCTAG
- the flhA gene encoding flagellar biosynthesis protein FlhA: protein MKFTLPFADKLPSIPNRAMPAIGAPVMVLATLAMVVLPIPAFLLDMFFTFNIALAMVVLLVTIYTRRPLDFAAFPTVLLIATLLRLALNVASTRVVLLYGHEGSGAAGNVIEAFGNVVIGGNYAVGLVVFLILMIINFMVVTKGAGRISEVSARFTLDALPGKQMAIDADLNAGLIDQDQARLRRFEVTKEADFYGSMDGASKFVKGDAIAGILILFINIIGGLSIGMVQYDLGFVEAIEIYTLLTIGDGLVAQIPSLLLSIGAAMMVTRQNTDEDMGQQLVFQLFDNPKALMITAGILGVMGIVPGMPHFSFLSLAILAGGGAYLIDKKAKKAKQEPKLPVTASGEAPAQKELSWDDVQPVDIIGLEVGYRLIPLVDRDQGGELLERVKGVRKKLSQDFGFLIPAVHIRDNLELTPNSYRITLMGVAVGEAEIRPDLELAINPGQVYGMIDGEPTIDPAFGLEATWIRVEQREHAQALGYTVVDSSTVLATHLSQLLTNNASQLLGHEEVQNLLEMLSRSAPKLVEGFVPDLIPLGTVVKVLQNLLNEAIPIRDIRTIVQTLSEYAGKSQEPDILTAAVRISLKRLIVQEINGIEPELPVITLIPELEQLLHQTMQSSGGESAGIEPGLAERLQMSLSQATQEQELKGEPSVLLTSGVLRSTLAKFVKNTIPNLRVLSYQEIPDEKQIRIVQAVGN from the coding sequence ATGAAATTTACCCTACCATTTGCGGATAAATTGCCTTCAATACCAAACCGTGCGATGCCTGCGATAGGCGCACCGGTTATGGTGCTAGCAACGCTAGCGATGGTTGTTTTGCCTATTCCAGCTTTTCTACTGGATATGTTTTTTACCTTTAATATCGCCCTTGCAATGGTCGTATTATTGGTGACTATCTATACTCGCCGTCCGCTAGATTTTGCGGCCTTCCCAACGGTTCTACTGATTGCCACCTTATTAAGGTTGGCACTGAACGTTGCTTCAACACGTGTCGTATTACTTTATGGTCATGAAGGCTCTGGTGCCGCCGGTAACGTAATCGAAGCGTTTGGTAATGTCGTTATCGGCGGTAACTATGCCGTTGGTCTTGTGGTATTCCTTATCTTGATGATCATTAACTTTATGGTTGTGACAAAAGGTGCAGGGCGTATCTCTGAAGTAAGTGCCCGCTTTACTCTTGATGCCTTACCAGGTAAGCAAATGGCTATCGACGCGGATTTGAATGCCGGATTAATCGATCAGGATCAAGCTCGTTTACGTCGCTTTGAAGTAACCAAGGAAGCTGACTTTTACGGTTCAATGGATGGTGCGTCAAAATTTGTAAAAGGTGATGCGATCGCCGGTATTTTAATCCTGTTCATTAACATTATTGGCGGATTAAGTATTGGTATGGTGCAGTACGATTTAGGTTTCGTAGAAGCGATTGAAATCTATACGCTGTTGACCATTGGTGATGGCTTGGTTGCACAGATACCGTCTCTTTTACTGTCTATTGGCGCTGCCATGATGGTTACTCGTCAAAATACAGATGAAGACATGGGGCAACAGCTCGTCTTTCAACTGTTTGATAACCCTAAGGCCTTGATGATCACCGCGGGTATTTTAGGCGTCATGGGTATCGTACCTGGAATGCCACATTTCTCATTCTTATCTCTTGCCATCCTTGCGGGAGGAGGGGCTTATTTGATTGATAAGAAAGCGAAGAAGGCCAAACAAGAGCCTAAGCTACCAGTTACAGCAAGTGGGGAAGCCCCTGCTCAGAAAGAACTCTCGTGGGATGATGTACAACCCGTTGATATTATCGGACTAGAAGTGGGCTATCGCTTAATCCCCTTGGTCGATAGAGATCAGGGTGGGGAATTATTAGAGCGAGTGAAAGGGGTTCGTAAGAAGCTTTCGCAAGACTTTGGTTTTCTTATCCCTGCTGTTCATATTCGAGATAATTTGGAACTCACTCCCAATAGCTACCGCATAACATTAATGGGGGTGGCTGTCGGTGAGGCTGAAATTCGTCCTGACTTAGAACTTGCGATCAACCCGGGGCAAGTGTATGGAATGATCGATGGTGAACCAACCATTGACCCCGCATTTGGACTTGAAGCGACTTGGATTCGAGTTGAACAGCGAGAACATGCTCAGGCACTAGGCTACACAGTGGTCGACTCTTCCACCGTTTTGGCGACGCATTTAAGTCAATTGCTCACGAATAACGCATCTCAGTTGCTCGGCCATGAAGAAGTTCAGAACTTGTTAGAGATGCTCAGTCGATCTGCGCCTAAACTAGTTGAAGGGTTTGTGCCTGATCTCATTCCGCTAGGAACCGTGGTCAAAGTGCTGCAAAACTTGCTCAATGAGGCGATACCAATTCGAGATATTCGTACTATTGTACAAACCTTGTCCGAGTATGCGGGTAAGAGTCAAGAACCTGACATTCTTACTGCGGCGGTTCGCATATCACTGAAACGACTAATTGTTCAAGAAATCAATGGTATAGAGCCTGAATTGCCAGTGATTACACTGATACCGGAACTGGAACAATTATTGCATCAAACTATGCAGTCGTCAGGTGGAGAATCAGCAGGTATTGAACCTGGTTTAGCTGAACGATTACAGATGTCTTTAAGCCAGGCGACGCAAGAACAAGAATTAAAAGGTGAGCCTTCAGTTCTACTCACATCTGGAGTATTACGCTCTACTCTGGCTAAGTTTGTCAAAAATACCATACCGAATTTAAGGGTGCTGTCTTATCAAGAAATTCCAGATGAGAAACAGATCCGCATTGTACAAGCTGTTGGAAACTAG
- the flhB gene encoding flagellar biosynthesis protein FlhB, whose product MSESDGQERTEDATPKRLQQAKEKGQVARSKELASASVLIVGAISLMWFGDGLAKALFEAMGRMFTLSREEIFNASKLLEIAAGAVGGLIFPLLLIIFILFVAAIIGAAGVGGVSFSVEAAMPKASKMNPMSGLKRMVGMQSWVELVKSILKVGLVSGVAVYLIQKSQADLMQLSMDVYPQNIFHALDILLNFVLLISCSLLIVVAIDIPFQIWQHADQLKMTKQEVKDEYKDTEGKPEVKGRIRMLQREAAQRRMMADIPDADVIVTNPEHFSVALRYKQDKDRTPVVVAKGVDHMAMKIREVAREHDIYIIPAPPLARALYHTTELEQEIPDGLFTAVAQILAYVFQLKQYRKRGGQRPKLDPKNITIPPELRH is encoded by the coding sequence TTGTCAGAATCCGATGGTCAAGAACGCACAGAAGACGCCACGCCCAAACGCTTGCAACAGGCAAAAGAGAAAGGGCAGGTTGCAAGGTCAAAAGAATTAGCGTCAGCATCAGTCCTTATCGTTGGGGCGATATCTCTCATGTGGTTCGGAGATGGGCTAGCGAAAGCTCTCTTCGAAGCGATGGGTAGAATGTTCACACTTAGCCGTGAAGAGATTTTCAATGCCTCTAAGCTCCTCGAAATCGCAGCAGGAGCGGTAGGAGGGTTGATATTTCCACTGCTGCTCATCATATTTATCTTGTTTGTCGCCGCAATAATTGGAGCTGCGGGTGTTGGCGGTGTCAGTTTTTCTGTTGAAGCGGCCATGCCTAAAGCATCAAAAATGAACCCGATGAGCGGTCTTAAGCGCATGGTCGGAATGCAAAGTTGGGTAGAGCTGGTTAAATCGATACTCAAAGTTGGATTAGTGTCTGGTGTAGCCGTTTATCTGATCCAAAAATCACAAGCTGATCTAATGCAATTGAGCATGGACGTCTATCCACAAAATATATTCCACGCCCTTGATATTCTATTGAACTTTGTTCTGCTTATTAGTTGTTCATTGTTGATTGTCGTCGCCATCGATATTCCTTTTCAAATATGGCAACACGCTGATCAACTGAAAATGACCAAGCAAGAAGTCAAAGATGAGTATAAGGACACTGAAGGTAAGCCTGAAGTAAAAGGGCGGATCCGGATGTTGCAGAGAGAGGCAGCGCAGCGTCGTATGATGGCAGACATTCCCGATGCGGATGTCATCGTAACCAACCCAGAGCACTTCTCAGTAGCATTACGCTATAAACAAGACAAAGATAGAACGCCCGTAGTGGTCGCGAAAGGGGTTGACCATATGGCAATGAAGATACGAGAAGTAGCTCGCGAGCACGATATTTATATTATTCCAGCTCCGCCCCTTGCCCGTGCGCTTTATCACACCACAGAGCTAGAACAAGAAATTCCAGATGGCCTCTTTACCGCAGTTGCGCAGATCCTTGCTTATGTCTTCCAACTAAAGCAGTACCGTAAACGTGGTGGACAGCGACCGAAGCTCGACCCTAAAAATATTACGATCCCTCCAGAACTTCGACATTAA
- the fliR gene encoding flagellar biosynthetic protein FliR, producing MEYPTTVVLDWLANYFWPYTRISAMLMVMTVTGARFVSPRIRLYLGLAITLAVMPAIPAVPTNIELLSFKGFITVLEQLIIGVAMGMVTQFMIQTFVMLGQILGMQSSLGFASMVDPANGQNTPVLGQLFMFLATMFFLSTNGHLKMLQLVIFSFTTLPIGSGSLTTVDFRELALWLGIMFKTALSMSLSGIIALLTINLSFGVMTRAAPQLNIFSLGFAFALLVGLMLCWYILGGLFSHYELFWMEGEQQICRLIRLNC from the coding sequence ATGGAATACCCCACAACGGTTGTATTAGATTGGCTTGCCAACTACTTTTGGCCCTATACCAGAATATCTGCCATGTTAATGGTGATGACGGTAACAGGGGCAAGGTTTGTGTCGCCTAGAATACGTCTTTATTTGGGGTTAGCGATCACCTTAGCTGTGATGCCTGCAATACCTGCTGTACCAACCAATATCGAACTGCTCTCATTTAAAGGGTTTATCACGGTTCTCGAACAGTTGATTATCGGTGTTGCCATGGGGATGGTGACTCAATTTATGATCCAGACATTTGTTATGCTTGGTCAAATATTGGGTATGCAATCGAGTTTGGGTTTCGCCTCTATGGTTGACCCTGCGAACGGGCAAAATACGCCAGTACTTGGTCAGTTATTTATGTTTTTAGCGACCATGTTTTTCCTCTCGACTAATGGGCATTTAAAGATGCTTCAATTAGTTATTTTCAGTTTTACAACATTGCCGATTGGTTCCGGTTCGTTGACGACGGTTGATTTTAGAGAGTTAGCGTTGTGGCTCGGCATCATGTTCAAAACGGCACTGAGCATGTCCCTGTCAGGCATTATCGCACTGCTGACCATCAACCTCTCATTTGGCGTAATGACGCGTGCCGCTCCTCAGTTAAACATTTTCTCTTTGGGTTTTGCCTTCGCATTGCTGGTTGGTTTAATGCTCTGTTGGTACATTCTTGGCGGCTTGTTTAGCCACTATGAACTATTCTGGATGGAAGGTGAGCAACAAATTTGCCGCCTGATCCGGTTGAATTGTTAG
- the fliQ gene encoding flagellar biosynthesis protein FliQ codes for MTPEMFVELFRDALWMVLIMVCAIIIPSLMIGLVVAIFQAATSINEQTLSFLPRLIVTLLSLMLFAHWMTQMMMEFFFSIVERLPQVLY; via the coding sequence ATGACTCCTGAAATGTTTGTCGAACTCTTTAGAGACGCACTGTGGATGGTTCTGATCATGGTGTGTGCGATCATCATACCGAGTTTGATGATCGGTTTAGTGGTGGCGATTTTCCAAGCCGCCACGTCAATTAACGAACAAACACTGAGTTTCTTACCCCGTTTGATTGTGACCCTATTATCGTTGATGCTATTCGCTCACTGGATGACACAGATGATGATGGAGTTCTTTTTTAGTATCGTCGAACGATTACCACAAGTTCTTTACTAG
- the fliP gene encoding flagellar type III secretion system pore protein FliP (The bacterial flagellar biogenesis protein FliP forms a type III secretion system (T3SS)-type pore required for flagellar assembly.) yields MKRNSALNTLLIYVAILGALLLSPFSLAQEELETVLPNSAATSESVTVSAMEKEQGASRSSMSSVNGAGIPAFTMTSNPDGSEDYSVNLQILALMTMLGFLPAMVILMTSFTRIVVVMSILRQAMGLQQTPSNQVIIGISIFLTFFIMSPVLDQVNEQAIQPYLNEQITARAAFDAAQEPMKTFMLKQTRVKDLETFVEISGAEVRNPEDVSLAVLIPAFITSELKTAFQIGFMLFLPFLIIDLVVASILMAMGMMMLSPMIVSLPFKLMLFVLVDGWNLILSTLASSFAL; encoded by the coding sequence ATGAAAAGAAATAGCGCGTTGAATACCCTATTGATATACGTGGCGATCCTCGGTGCATTGCTACTCTCTCCATTCTCACTTGCCCAAGAAGAGCTTGAAACGGTTCTTCCTAATTCAGCTGCGACCTCAGAAAGTGTGACTGTCTCTGCGATGGAGAAAGAGCAAGGAGCATCACGCAGCTCAATGAGTAGCGTAAATGGCGCAGGTATTCCAGCCTTTACCATGACCAGTAATCCCGATGGAAGTGAGGATTATTCGGTAAACTTACAAATTTTAGCCTTAATGACCATGCTAGGCTTCTTGCCTGCGATGGTGATTTTGATGACCTCATTCACGCGTATTGTGGTGGTCATGTCTATTCTGCGGCAGGCGATGGGCCTACAGCAAACACCTTCAAATCAAGTCATTATTGGTATTTCGATCTTTTTGACATTCTTTATTATGTCCCCAGTACTTGATCAAGTGAACGAACAGGCGATTCAACCCTACTTAAATGAGCAGATAACCGCTCGTGCAGCCTTTGATGCCGCACAAGAACCGATGAAAACTTTCATGCTGAAACAAACCAGAGTAAAAGATCTGGAGACGTTTGTTGAGATCTCTGGGGCAGAAGTGAGAAACCCTGAAGATGTCTCGTTAGCAGTGTTGATTCCGGCGTTCATTACTTCCGAGCTAAAAACGGCTTTCCAAATTGGGTTTATGCTGTTCTTACCATTTTTGATTATCGATTTGGTAGTGGCCTCCATTTTGATGGCAATGGGTATGATGATGCTATCTCCGATGATTGTCTCTTTGCCATTTAAACTCATGTTGTTTGTATTGGTTGATGGTTGGAACCTTATTTTATCCACCTTAGCCAGCAGTTTTGCATTGTGA
- the fliO gene encoding flagellar biosynthetic protein FliO, translating to MPRKLGVQYLLVSCGLFSSQAMAAPPTQLDLATTFGSLLLVLAFIFFLAFMLKRMKVPSLINQKDLSIVRQIAVGTKERIAVVQAGEEQFLVGITSQSIQLISKLDTPIKQEELEKSQFSNQLSQLLTKNEKK from the coding sequence ATGCCACGTAAGTTAGGTGTTCAATATTTGTTGGTGAGCTGTGGGCTGTTTTCTAGCCAAGCGATGGCAGCGCCACCAACTCAACTGGATTTAGCGACCACATTTGGGTCGCTTTTGTTGGTTCTTGCCTTTATCTTTTTTCTCGCCTTTATGCTGAAACGCATGAAAGTGCCTTCGCTGATTAACCAAAAAGATTTAAGTATTGTTCGCCAAATTGCAGTGGGGACGAAAGAAAGAATCGCAGTGGTGCAGGCCGGAGAAGAGCAGTTTTTAGTGGGGATTACGTCTCAATCGATCCAGCTAATTTCGAAACTAGATACCCCTATAAAACAGGAGGAGCTGGAGAAAAGCCAGTTTTCAAATCAGCTAAGCCAGCTATTAACAAAAAATGAAAAGAAATAG
- the fliN gene encoding flagellar motor switch protein FliN, whose amino-acid sequence MEPSDDQKLADEWAAALGEDPSAPSIDVDEIMAAPLEELQDSSAPISEDERRKLDTIMDIPVTISMEVGRSQISIRNLLQLNQGSVVELDRVAGESLDVMVNGTLIAHGEVVVVNDKFGIRLTDVISQTERIKKLR is encoded by the coding sequence ATGGAACCAAGTGACGACCAAAAGCTAGCGGATGAGTGGGCTGCCGCATTGGGTGAAGATCCAAGTGCACCAAGTATAGATGTTGATGAGATCATGGCTGCGCCTCTTGAAGAGTTACAAGATTCGTCAGCACCAATATCCGAAGATGAGCGACGTAAGCTCGATACGATAATGGATATTCCAGTGACCATCTCTATGGAGGTTGGACGCTCTCAAATTAGCATTCGAAATCTTTTGCAATTAAACCAAGGTTCAGTGGTTGAGTTAGACCGTGTTGCCGGTGAATCTTTGGATGTGATGGTTAATGGCACCTTGATTGCTCACGGCGAAGTGGTTGTCGTGAATGATAAGTTTGGTATTCGCCTGACGGATGTTATCAGCCAGACCGAACGTATTAAGAAGCTTAGGTAG
- the fliM gene encoding flagellar motor switch protein FliM: MTDLLSQDEIDALLHGVDDVDDIDDDDIGAEVEGATSFDFSSQDRIVRGRMPTLELINERFARHMRVSLFNMLRKTAEVSINGVQMMKFGEYQNTLYVPTSLNMVRFRPLKGTALVTMEARLVFILVENFFGGDGRFHAKIEGREFTPTERRIIQLLLKIVFEDYKEAWSPVMGVEFEYLDSEVNPSMANIVSPTEVIVVSSFHIEVDGGGGDFHVVMPYSMVEPIRELLDAGVQSDKMETDVRWSTALRDEIMDVPVNFRVNLLEQDISLRDLMELQPGDVIPMEMPKHATMFVEELPTYRVKMGRSGEKLAVQVSEKISRPHVVKTDLAFLGKDIMSDLDAEEQSEE; the protein is encoded by the coding sequence GTGACTGATCTATTAAGCCAAGACGAAATTGATGCGCTGTTACACGGCGTTGATGATGTTGATGATATTGATGATGACGATATTGGTGCCGAGGTTGAAGGTGCCACGAGTTTTGATTTTTCATCTCAAGACAGAATTGTTCGTGGTCGAATGCCGACCTTGGAACTTATCAATGAGCGTTTTGCTCGGCATATGCGAGTCAGCTTATTTAACATGCTGAGAAAAACGGCTGAAGTGTCGATAAACGGCGTTCAGATGATGAAGTTTGGTGAGTATCAAAATACACTATACGTTCCAACCAGTTTGAATATGGTGCGTTTCCGACCTCTAAAAGGAACGGCTCTGGTTACCATGGAAGCGCGATTAGTGTTCATTTTGGTAGAAAACTTTTTTGGTGGCGATGGACGTTTTCATGCGAAAATTGAAGGCCGTGAGTTTACTCCCACAGAGCGCAGGATCATACAGTTACTTCTGAAAATCGTATTTGAAGATTACAAGGAAGCATGGTCGCCAGTGATGGGCGTTGAGTTTGAGTATCTTGATTCTGAAGTAAACCCAAGTATGGCAAACATTGTGAGCCCGACGGAAGTGATCGTTGTTAGTTCATTCCATATTGAAGTGGATGGTGGTGGTGGTGATTTCCACGTCGTTATGCCGTATTCGATGGTAGAGCCAATCCGAGAATTGCTTGATGCTGGTGTCCAATCCGACAAAATGGAAACTGACGTTCGTTGGAGCACCGCACTTCGTGACGAAATTATGGATGTTCCGGTCAACTTCAGAGTTAATCTATTGGAACAAGACATTTCATTAAGAGATTTAATGGAACTGCAACCGGGTGATGTGATCCCGATGGAAATGCCTAAACATGCCACCATGTTTGTTGAAGAGCTACCCACTTACCGAGTTAAGATGGGGCGTTCAGGTGAAAAACTTGCAGTTCAAGTGTCTGAGAAAATTAGCAGACCACATGTAGTGAAAACGGATCTAGCATTCTTGGGTAAAGACATCATGTCTGATCTTGATGCTGAAGAGCAAAGTGAAGAATAA
- the fliL gene encoding flagellar basal body-associated protein FliL produces MADEVETGEAPKGKSKLLIIIIAVVVLLAGGGGAAFFFMGSDSSPEQSGTQEAAPIAVENLAAYVNIPQPFLFNVTGDKRDRLVQIKVQLMVRGSENENAARYHSPLIESALLATFASATVNQLRSATGRVELRNKATEDVKASLTKAVGKPVIEKVLFTDFVIQ; encoded by the coding sequence ATGGCTGACGAAGTAGAAACAGGCGAAGCGCCAAAAGGAAAGAGTAAGCTCTTAATCATAATTATTGCCGTGGTCGTACTATTAGCTGGTGGCGGTGGTGCTGCCTTTTTCTTTATGGGGTCAGATAGCTCACCTGAACAAAGCGGAACGCAAGAAGCGGCGCCAATTGCAGTAGAAAATCTCGCCGCTTACGTAAATATTCCTCAGCCTTTCTTATTTAATGTTACTGGGGACAAAAGAGATCGTTTAGTACAAATTAAAGTTCAGTTGATGGTTCGAGGCAGCGAAAATGAAAATGCAGCACGCTACCACTCTCCTTTAATCGAAAGTGCACTGCTTGCTACTTTTGCTTCCGCCACAGTGAATCAATTACGTTCGGCAACAGGTCGTGTGGAATTGCGAAACAAAGCGACAGAAGACGTAAAAGCAAGTTTGACCAAAGCGGTAGGGAAACCTGTTATTGAGAAGGTACTTTTCACTGATTTCGTAATTCAATAG